In Sphingomonas sp. LR60, the following are encoded in one genomic region:
- a CDS encoding N-acyl amino acid synthase FeeM domain-containing protein, translating into MLGKLISRNKYHRPIRKSPMGGFAYRGGGSHFVEIASIYDNGSPITINVADSETARESACSLINRRYIARGYGGDHRITTNPSSLTFTAFDGQMVFGTLTLGVDSGAGLAADRTFRDQIDRFRQKPYVNVCELTSLAVDAAIPSTGLLAAIFHFAFIYGSHHRMCTDLFIEVNPRHRRFYEAMLGFISVGDVRINESVAAPAQLMHLQVSYVRGQIDNENKRLRSDRNRSLYPFFFSLDDESMIAAHVRS; encoded by the coding sequence ATGCTTGGCAAGCTAATCTCAAGAAATAAGTATCATCGTCCGATCCGCAAGTCGCCGATGGGCGGATTCGCCTACCGCGGAGGTGGTAGCCATTTTGTAGAAATTGCAAGTATTTACGATAATGGTTCCCCCATCACCATAAATGTTGCTGACAGTGAAACTGCTCGCGAGAGCGCCTGCTCTCTAATAAATAGGCGCTACATAGCAAGAGGCTATGGTGGAGACCATAGGATTACCACGAACCCATCTAGTCTAACGTTTACGGCTTTTGATGGCCAAATGGTATTTGGCACCCTGACATTAGGCGTAGACTCGGGTGCGGGACTTGCAGCAGATCGGACCTTTAGAGATCAAATAGATAGATTCCGGCAAAAGCCCTATGTTAATGTCTGTGAATTGACAAGTCTAGCTGTTGATGCGGCCATCCCATCCACAGGTTTACTTGCTGCCATATTCCATTTCGCGTTTATATATGGCAGTCATCATCGAATGTGTACCGATCTTTTTATAGAGGTAAACCCCCGGCACCGTCGGTTCTACGAGGCAATGCTTGGATTTATCTCCGTCGGGGATGTCAGAATTAACGAAAGCGTCGCAGCGCCGGCTCAATTGATGCACTTGCAAGTTTCTTACGTTCGAGGGCAGATAGACAATGAGAATAAACGGCTTAGATCGGATCGGAATCGATCGCTTTATCCATTTTTCTTCTCCTTGGACGACGAGTCGATGATCGCCGCGCACGTGCGCAGCTAG
- a CDS encoding FxDxF family PEP-CTERM protein: MKNVMTSALVVAAGFLLAPSAGATTFPVGSPNFTATAGPNGSFAGSFRNVGIVAGMFTDYFTFTLPLNGQGSGTVTTSVNMDDLFTANDLDFTSVLVNGIAATLTVTSGGAFEVAFAQGIPITANKLNSIQVNGISRGNGAYGGQATFSPTAAVPEPGTWALMIVGFGIMGYSLRRRQTGSRIQPAI, translated from the coding sequence ATGAAAAACGTCATGACGTCGGCACTAGTTGTCGCTGCGGGGTTTCTGCTCGCGCCGTCCGCAGGCGCTACCACCTTCCCGGTGGGATCTCCAAACTTCACCGCAACAGCCGGCCCGAACGGCTCGTTCGCCGGATCGTTTCGGAATGTTGGCATCGTTGCAGGTATGTTCACGGACTACTTCACGTTTACCCTTCCGTTAAACGGCCAAGGCAGCGGAACAGTAACTACCAGCGTGAATATGGATGACCTGTTCACGGCGAATGATCTTGATTTTACCTCAGTCTTGGTCAACGGCATCGCTGCCACTTTGACCGTGACAAGCGGAGGTGCGTTTGAGGTCGCATTTGCGCAAGGTATCCCGATCACCGCAAACAAGCTGAACTCGATTCAGGTGAACGGCATCTCGCGGGGTAACGGCGCGTATGGTGGACAGGCTACTTTCAGCCCGACTGCTGCCGTGCCAGAACCCGGAACGTGGGCGCTGATGATTGTCGGCTTCGGCATAATGGGCTATTCGCTGCGCCGTCGACAAACAGGCAGTCGCATTCAACCGGCGATCTAG
- a CDS encoding IS110 family transposase, with protein MGSVTTIGLDLAKNVFQVHGVDAEGVAVIRQRLTRGRMLKFFAKLPPCLVGIEACATSHYWARELVLLGHDVKLMPAQYVKPYVKRGKNDAADAEAICEAVTRPTMRFVGIKSPEQQSAMMLHRVRLILNRQRTQLSNAMRAHLAEFGIAAPIGRNGIEQLLDVIADPTDERVPADARFCLEMLAAQLRIVKEQILENDRRILASARETELGRRLMEIPGVGPLLASAIVATVPDPAIFRSGRNLAAWIGLVPRQNSSGGKERLGGITKAGHQYLRQMLIVGAMAVVRFAERNGAKRPWLVQLAPSNQKHRLVIK; from the coding sequence ATGGGCAGCGTCACCACGATAGGTCTAGATCTCGCGAAGAACGTGTTCCAGGTGCATGGCGTCGATGCGGAGGGCGTGGCGGTGATCCGCCAGCGGCTGACCCGTGGGCGCATGCTGAAGTTCTTCGCCAAGCTACCGCCATGTCTGGTCGGTATCGAGGCGTGTGCGACCTCGCACTACTGGGCACGCGAGCTGGTTTTGCTCGGGCATGACGTGAAGCTGATGCCGGCGCAGTACGTGAAGCCGTACGTCAAACGGGGCAAGAACGACGCGGCCGATGCGGAGGCGATCTGCGAGGCGGTGACCCGCCCGACGATGCGCTTCGTCGGCATCAAGTCGCCCGAGCAGCAGAGCGCGATGATGCTGCATCGTGTTCGCCTGATTCTGAATCGCCAACGGACGCAGTTGTCGAACGCGATGCGGGCGCACCTAGCCGAGTTCGGGATCGCCGCGCCGATCGGCAGGAACGGCATCGAGCAGCTCCTCGACGTCATCGCCGACCCGACTGACGAGCGGGTGCCGGCCGATGCGCGGTTTTGCCTGGAGATGCTGGCGGCTCAGCTGCGCATCGTGAAGGAGCAGATCCTCGAGAACGACCGCCGCATCCTGGCGAGCGCACGCGAGACCGAGCTTGGCCGTCGGCTGATGGAGATACCCGGTGTGGGGCCGCTGCTCGCCAGTGCCATCGTCGCCACCGTTCCCGATCCAGCGATCTTCCGCTCAGGCCGCAATCTCGCCGCGTGGATCGGCTTGGTGCCGCGGCAGAACTCCAGCGGCGGCAAGGAGCGGCTCGGCGGCATCACTAAGGCCGGGCATCAGTACCTGCGCCAGATGCTGATCGTCGGCGCCATGGCGGTCGTGCGCTTTGCCGAACGTAACGGTGCCAAGCGGCCGTGGCTTGTTCAGCTGGCTCCGTCAAACCAAAAGCACCGGCTAGTAATCAAGTGA
- a CDS encoding AI-2E family transporter, whose amino-acid sequence MTMSALRDTRHAERRQRPDLTLAHLALGVVAVAVTIVFLWSVWAFLGAILWSVVAAIMFWPLNNRILSRFPGRQNLAAFLTLLVVVTMGVVPGVALSMFLLDQAGAIYAQIQSGQIDIAAMFERIQAVLPGWMAGLMRRTGITDLDSLREQLSIGITARLQILASHALTIGQSAASFLLSLAATLYLTFFLLRDGQSMTSSIGNVVPLKPDDRGVLAARFVTVVRATVKGGVLVGAAQGSVGGIIMAMLGVPNALLWAVVMALSSLLPAVGTGIVWVPVAIYLFATADMWHGLIMTVSGVLVIGSVDNVLRPILIGRETNIPDFVVLVTTLGGLAAFGFNGLLIGPVAAAIFITVWSLISLSMTAPVAS is encoded by the coding sequence ATGACGATGAGTGCTCTGCGAGACACGCGTCACGCGGAGCGCCGCCAGCGGCCGGACCTGACACTGGCGCATCTGGCGCTCGGCGTCGTTGCCGTCGCCGTGACCATCGTGTTTCTATGGTCGGTGTGGGCGTTCCTCGGCGCGATCCTCTGGAGCGTGGTCGCCGCAATCATGTTCTGGCCCTTGAACAACCGCATCCTGTCCCGCTTTCCCGGGCGACAAAACCTCGCGGCCTTCCTTACACTGCTCGTGGTCGTCACGATGGGCGTCGTACCGGGTGTCGCCCTATCGATGTTCCTGCTTGACCAGGCGGGCGCGATCTATGCGCAGATTCAGTCTGGTCAGATTGACATCGCCGCGATGTTCGAACGTATCCAGGCGGTCCTGCCGGGCTGGATGGCAGGCCTGATGCGTCGAACCGGGATCACCGACCTCGATTCCCTTCGTGAGCAGCTGTCGATCGGTATCACGGCGAGGCTGCAAATCCTGGCGTCGCACGCGCTGACCATCGGCCAAAGTGCCGCAAGCTTCCTCCTGTCGCTCGCCGCGACGCTCTACCTGACCTTCTTCCTGCTGCGCGACGGGCAGTCGATGACGTCTAGCATCGGCAACGTCGTGCCGCTCAAACCGGACGACCGCGGGGTGCTCGCCGCTCGCTTCGTGACGGTCGTTCGCGCGACGGTTAAAGGGGGCGTCCTCGTCGGGGCAGCACAAGGGTCGGTTGGCGGCATCATCATGGCCATGCTCGGTGTGCCCAATGCGCTTTTATGGGCGGTCGTGATGGCGCTTTCGTCCCTGCTGCCGGCGGTGGGGACCGGCATCGTCTGGGTGCCGGTCGCGATCTATCTCTTTGCGACAGCCGACATGTGGCACGGTCTGATTATGACCGTCTCGGGCGTCCTCGTGATCGGCTCGGTGGACAATGTGCTGCGGCCGATCCTGATCGGCCGCGAGACGAACATACCCGATTTCGTCGTGCTGGTGACGACGCTCGGGGGGCTGGCCGCTTTCGGGTTCAACGGACTCCTGATCGGGCCCGTTGCTGCCGCCATCTTTATCACGGTCTGGAGCCTGATCAGCTTGTCGATGACTGCGCCCGTCGCATCATAA
- a CDS encoding BON domain-containing protein yields the protein MPLKYGDEEIARAALNRLDWEDSVPAGVIKVRVEQGWVTLSGMVEWNFQREAAEKVLLGMMGIVGIQNDTTVKPHPVASNIRAEIDAALHRSRFDPDTITVTAEGGTVTLSGTVPTMSDRYVACQTAWNSKATSAVHNDLVVA from the coding sequence TTGCCCCTGAAGTATGGCGACGAGGAGATCGCGCGCGCAGCGCTCAACCGGCTCGACTGGGAAGACAGCGTACCGGCAGGCGTGATCAAGGTGCGTGTCGAGCAGGGCTGGGTCACGCTGTCCGGTATGGTCGAATGGAACTTCCAGCGCGAAGCCGCGGAGAAGGTGCTGCTCGGTATGATGGGCATCGTCGGCATCCAGAACGACACCACCGTCAAACCGCATCCGGTTGCGTCCAATATCCGTGCCGAGATCGACGCGGCGTTGCATCGCTCCCGGTTCGATCCCGACACGATCACCGTTACGGCTGAAGGAGGGACGGTGACGCTTTCCGGAACCGTCCCGACCATGTCGGACCGATATGTCGCCTGTCAGACGGCCTGGAACTCGAAAGCCACCTCGGCTGTGCATAACGATCTCGTGGTCGCATGA
- a CDS encoding BON domain-containing protein, whose amino-acid sequence MPHDRALQEAVLAELVWEPSINAAHIGVTAGAGVITLSGHVENFLQKRNAEKATARVRGSRRSSRSCWSSSHCP is encoded by the coding sequence ATGCCCCACGACCGCGCGCTGCAGGAAGCTGTCCTTGCCGAGTTGGTATGGGAGCCGAGCATCAATGCCGCCCATATCGGCGTTACCGCCGGTGCCGGCGTCATTACCCTGTCGGGTCACGTCGAGAACTTCCTGCAAAAGCGCAACGCGGAGAAGGCAACCGCCCGGGTGCGGGGGTCAAGGCGGTCGTCGAGAAGCTGCTGGTCAAGCTCGCATTGCCCCTGA
- a CDS encoding GNAT family N-acetyltransferase, translating to MIELVTTRPDSPGAPALPLHDADWSADLISRTGYHFHVRPAAPADEAALAEFFTHVDKEDLRFRFLSAVQKVGSDQLKALVSVDHTRTENFLAIESDTGLVIATAMLAADETLTNAEVAVAIRSDFKRGGISWTLVEHVVRFARSKGIKMLESVESRDNHQAIKLEREMGWSASPCPGDPMLIVLQMSIEPQVA from the coding sequence GTGATCGAACTCGTCACCACTCGCCCGGACAGCCCCGGGGCGCCGGCGCTACCTCTGCACGACGCGGACTGGAGCGCCGACCTGATCTCGCGTACCGGCTATCATTTCCACGTGCGCCCTGCGGCGCCGGCGGATGAGGCGGCCCTCGCCGAGTTCTTCACGCATGTCGATAAGGAGGATCTGCGGTTCCGCTTTCTCAGCGCAGTCCAGAAGGTCGGATCCGATCAGCTGAAAGCGTTGGTATCGGTCGATCATACCCGCACCGAAAACTTCCTGGCCATCGAGAGCGACACCGGCCTGGTCATCGCGACCGCCATGCTCGCCGCTGACGAGACGTTGACCAATGCCGAGGTGGCGGTAGCGATCCGGTCGGACTTCAAGCGCGGTGGGATCAGCTGGACGCTCGTCGAGCATGTCGTGCGGTTCGCCCGATCCAAGGGTATCAAGATGCTGGAGTCGGTCGAGAGCCGCGACAATCATCAAGCGATCAAGCTGGAGCGCGAGATGGGCTGGTCCGCCTCACCCTGCCCGGGCGATCCCATGCTCATCGTGCTGCAGATGTCAATTGAACCTCAAGTCGCCTGA
- a CDS encoding universal stress protein: MMQSILLHVQDDAGFDSRFKAALTLGKAFDGHISCLHASPYGEYLANDPFTAMVLPVDFSKTMERIGRDMRVKVEAHLSAEDAKWDWHHVDDVGVDSAILQMSPIVDVIVMSLDTRPKAHKIVAAVASKARAPVLAIPSSAIGFDPSGVVAIAWNGSAESSVALRASLPLLRKAASVHLIEIEDRTMRTYNEQGAHYLLRHGIETSVARRSANSGDAGSAILKVAEEVGAALLVMGAYGHSRTAELIVGGATKTVLSNSRIPLLLAH, from the coding sequence ATGATGCAGTCGATACTTCTCCATGTCCAAGACGATGCCGGTTTTGACAGTCGCTTCAAGGCAGCCCTCACACTCGGAAAGGCGTTCGACGGTCATATCTCATGTCTTCACGCCTCTCCTTATGGCGAATACCTCGCCAATGACCCCTTTACCGCCATGGTTCTCCCAGTCGACTTCTCAAAGACCATGGAGCGGATTGGACGAGATATGAGGGTGAAGGTTGAGGCTCATTTAAGTGCTGAAGACGCAAAATGGGACTGGCATCATGTGGATGACGTTGGCGTGGATAGCGCTATTTTGCAGATGTCGCCGATCGTAGACGTCATTGTCATGAGCCTGGATACAAGGCCGAAAGCGCATAAGATCGTCGCCGCAGTCGCGTCAAAGGCTCGAGCTCCCGTCTTAGCTATCCCTTCTTCTGCCATCGGCTTCGATCCATCCGGTGTTGTCGCGATCGCCTGGAATGGTTCCGCCGAGTCCTCGGTCGCGCTGCGCGCGTCATTGCCGCTGCTGCGCAAGGCAGCATCGGTCCACCTGATCGAGATCGAAGATCGGACTATGCGGACCTACAACGAGCAAGGCGCACATTACCTCTTGCGACATGGGATCGAAACCAGCGTCGCCCGTCGCAGCGCGAATAGCGGTGACGCCGGGAGCGCCATCTTGAAGGTGGCGGAGGAAGTAGGCGCGGCCCTGCTGGTCATGGGCGCCTATGGCCACTCGCGTACAGCCGAGCTCATCGTTGGCGGAGCCACCAAGACGGTCCTCTCGAACAGCCGCATCCCATTGCTACTGGCGCACTAG
- a CDS encoding glycoside hydrolase family 130 protein, with product MALDDATVADELCDLTRDFAGHHAEVETVFAQRYAEVKGVIGHDDPIGEERILLIGAYFCQEYGYEAAALFNPSIVAHPDQTGILAGSVRFVLSLRAVGEGHVSSIAFRTGVCDASGGIVLEPQGARAIVPRIELAALGGSRSAGVRMQCEPGYALSETVIFPSTPAQRNGIEDLRLVRFADDDGTVSWLGTYTAYSGQGIRQELLRTADFCAFALDTIHGAAGAGKGMALFPRRIAGRYAMLGRADNETISLAYSGDLYDWPLGRTIIEPRWPWEFVQIGNCGSPIEVAEGWLVLTHGVGPMRNYAIGACLLDRDDPSKLLGRMTCPLVRPDLTERKGYVPNVTYSCGALIHGRTLVLPYAVADSFTTFATMPFDHLIAAMR from the coding sequence ATGGCCCTCGACGACGCCACGGTTGCGGACGAACTCTGCGACCTGACGCGCGACTTTGCCGGGCATCACGCCGAGGTCGAGACGGTGTTCGCGCAGCGTTATGCCGAGGTCAAAGGCGTCATCGGTCACGATGATCCGATCGGCGAGGAGCGTATCCTGCTGATCGGCGCCTACTTCTGCCAGGAATATGGCTACGAGGCGGCCGCCCTCTTCAATCCCAGCATCGTAGCCCATCCCGACCAGACGGGGATTCTCGCAGGGTCGGTGCGTTTCGTCCTCTCGTTGCGCGCCGTCGGCGAGGGCCATGTCTCCTCGATCGCTTTCAGGACCGGGGTGTGCGACGCCTCCGGCGGAATTGTCCTCGAGCCACAGGGCGCGCGGGCGATCGTACCGCGGATCGAGCTTGCTGCGCTGGGTGGATCGCGATCTGCCGGCGTCCGCATGCAGTGCGAGCCCGGCTACGCGCTGTCCGAGACCGTCATCTTCCCCTCCACCCCTGCGCAACGCAACGGGATCGAGGATCTGCGCCTCGTGCGCTTCGCGGACGATGACGGGACGGTCTCGTGGCTCGGCACCTATACGGCGTATAGTGGGCAAGGCATCCGCCAGGAGCTGCTGCGGACTGCGGACTTCTGCGCCTTCGCGTTGGACACGATCCACGGAGCGGCCGGCGCTGGCAAGGGCATGGCACTGTTCCCGCGGCGCATCGCCGGTCGCTACGCCATGCTCGGCCGCGCCGACAACGAGACCATCTCGCTGGCCTATTCGGGCGACCTCTACGACTGGCCGCTCGGTAGGACGATCATCGAACCACGATGGCCGTGGGAGTTTGTGCAGATCGGCAATTGCGGCTCGCCGATCGAGGTCGCCGAAGGTTGGCTGGTGCTCACCCACGGGGTCGGGCCGATGCGCAACTACGCGATCGGCGCCTGCCTGCTCGATCGCGACGATCCGTCGAAGCTACTCGGGCGCATGACCTGTCCGCTGGTTCGTCCCGATCTGACCGAGCGCAAGGGCTATGTGCCCAACGTCACCTACAGCTGCGGTGCGCTGATCCACGGCCGGACGCTGGTCCTGCCCTATGCGGTCGCCGACAGCTTCACGACGTTCGCGACCATGCCATTCGACCATTTGATCGCCGCGATGCGATAG
- a CDS encoding DUF4287 domain-containing protein has translation MADEPVKGPASYFPSIEQKYGRPIDEWQDLIRQKLPAKHMELVAMLKNDHGMGHGHANALVAHTLSTQKT, from the coding sequence ATGGCAGACGAACCGGTCAAGGGGCCTGCCTCCTACTTCCCGTCGATCGAGCAGAAATATGGTCGCCCGATCGACGAATGGCAGGATCTGATCCGGCAGAAGCTGCCGGCAAAGCACATGGAGCTGGTCGCCATGTTGAAGAACGATCACGGCATGGGACATGGCCACGCCAACGCGCTGGTGGCACATACATTGTCTACCCAGAAGACATAA
- a CDS encoding cation-translocating P-type ATPase, which produces MIADPTREETAALIAWHAMSSTDIAARLGTSDRGLEPDEAAARLVLDGLNELAPPPTPSVILLFVRQFNSPLIWLLVAAAAVSLGLGHTTDAGFIGVVLIVNALIGTFQEGKAAGSLAALRDMIGHTAPVRRGGSVSVIDTREIVVGDVVELESGMAVPADIRLSSSAALRVDQSTFTGESVAVLKDEAAPLVERTSPGDRTTMLLAGTMIDQGRGAGVVVATGADTALGAIDASLRDTKATPPPLVVRLNRLARQISIASIALIVPFAIVLLVQGRPGDEILLLAVALAVSAIPEGLSIAVTVALAAGTRRMAARKVIVRSLPAVEGLGACTIIASDKTGTLTRNVLSVERILLADGRAFDRAEWTAHADALVAIGHAAALCNEASLGADGIPVGDTVDVALLGFARDNGADLAAIRAIVRVAGLPYEPARKFSSVAVDEGQGIRVFAKGAPEVVRPMCRPVDAATIVKANAMAAEGYRIIAVAMSDGSGPVDPASPTGLVFLGWIGLIDPVRPEVPAAITRCAEAGIGVRMVTGDHPGTALTIARGLGLEVREDQVVTGKQMSALTQKPAELSTLVLAGRVFARIEPVQKLEIVRILAASGELVAVTGDGVNDAPALQAAHIGVAMGIAGTDVARGAADLVLADDNFASIVAGVEEGRVTYANVRRIVIILLATGMAEIGMFLGAVAFGLPMPLTAVQLLWLNLVTNGAQDVMLGFGRGEGDELRQPPRAPGEPLLDRSAIALMIPPAVVMTGFALFLVYALRRDGHPLAEIQNAVLLMTVLFQNVYVLCMRSERRSIFWEPLFSNPWLLLGIGVALALQLVAMFWPPLGGILGTSPVVSRTLWFCLGATVSMVIVTEATKQIVARWQAARVVRAIATTGADRA; this is translated from the coding sequence ATGATCGCCGACCCCACCCGAGAGGAAACCGCCGCGCTTATCGCATGGCACGCGATGTCGAGCACAGATATCGCAGCCCGGCTCGGCACCTCCGATCGGGGGCTGGAGCCTGACGAGGCGGCCGCGCGCCTCGTTCTGGATGGGCTGAACGAATTGGCGCCCCCGCCGACGCCTTCGGTCATCCTGCTGTTCGTGCGGCAGTTCAACAGCCCGCTGATCTGGTTGCTCGTCGCCGCAGCGGCCGTGTCGCTGGGCCTGGGACACACGACCGACGCCGGTTTCATCGGCGTCGTGCTGATCGTCAACGCCCTCATCGGCACGTTCCAGGAGGGCAAGGCTGCGGGGAGCCTGGCCGCCCTGCGCGATATGATCGGCCATACCGCGCCGGTCCGCCGCGGGGGATCCGTTTCGGTGATCGATACGCGTGAGATCGTCGTCGGCGATGTCGTCGAGCTGGAAAGCGGTATGGCGGTGCCCGCCGATATCCGGCTGTCGTCGAGCGCGGCGCTGCGGGTCGACCAATCGACTTTCACCGGCGAGTCCGTCGCGGTCCTTAAGGATGAGGCGGCGCCCCTCGTCGAGCGCACGTCGCCCGGCGACCGCACGACGATGCTGCTCGCGGGCACGATGATTGACCAAGGACGGGGAGCTGGCGTCGTCGTGGCGACCGGTGCCGATACAGCCCTCGGCGCGATCGATGCATCGCTGCGCGATACCAAGGCAACACCCCCGCCGCTCGTCGTGCGCCTCAACCGACTGGCGCGGCAAATCAGTATCGCCAGCATCGCGCTGATCGTGCCGTTCGCGATCGTCCTGCTTGTCCAGGGCCGCCCGGGCGACGAGATCCTGCTGCTGGCGGTCGCGCTTGCGGTATCGGCGATCCCGGAAGGACTGTCGATCGCGGTCACCGTCGCGCTCGCGGCGGGGACGCGCCGCATGGCGGCGCGCAAGGTCATCGTTCGGTCACTCCCAGCGGTCGAGGGGCTTGGCGCCTGCACCATCATCGCCAGCGACAAGACGGGCACGCTCACCCGCAACGTGCTGTCGGTCGAACGCATCCTGCTTGCTGACGGACGGGCGTTCGATCGCGCAGAATGGACGGCTCATGCAGACGCGCTTGTTGCCATCGGCCACGCGGCCGCGCTCTGCAACGAAGCGTCGCTCGGTGCCGACGGCATCCCGGTCGGCGATACCGTCGATGTTGCCCTCCTGGGGTTCGCGCGGGACAACGGCGCCGATCTGGCGGCGATCCGGGCGATCGTCCGGGTCGCAGGGCTGCCTTACGAGCCAGCCCGAAAGTTCTCGTCCGTGGCGGTCGATGAAGGGCAGGGCATCCGCGTGTTCGCCAAGGGCGCGCCCGAAGTCGTCCGGCCGATGTGCCGTCCGGTCGACGCTGCCACGATCGTCAAGGCCAACGCGATGGCGGCCGAGGGATACCGGATCATCGCCGTTGCGATGTCGGACGGATCGGGGCCGGTCGATCCTGCCTCACCGACCGGCCTCGTGTTCCTCGGCTGGATCGGATTAATCGACCCAGTCCGCCCGGAGGTGCCCGCGGCGATCACACGCTGCGCCGAGGCGGGCATCGGCGTTCGCATGGTGACGGGAGATCATCCCGGCACGGCGCTGACGATCGCGCGCGGGCTCGGGCTCGAGGTCCGCGAGGATCAGGTGGTGACAGGCAAGCAGATGAGTGCGCTGACGCAGAAGCCGGCAGAGCTTTCAACGCTCGTGCTGGCGGGCCGCGTGTTCGCGCGGATCGAGCCGGTCCAGAAGCTCGAGATCGTTCGGATTCTGGCCGCCAGCGGCGAGCTGGTCGCGGTTACCGGGGACGGCGTCAACGACGCCCCCGCGCTTCAGGCGGCGCATATCGGCGTCGCTATGGGCATTGCTGGCACCGACGTCGCGCGTGGTGCGGCTGATCTGGTGCTGGCGGACGACAATTTCGCGTCGATCGTAGCGGGCGTCGAGGAAGGTCGCGTGACCTATGCCAATGTCCGGCGGATCGTCATCATCCTCCTGGCGACGGGGATGGCCGAAATTGGCATGTTCCTCGGGGCGGTCGCCTTCGGCCTGCCGATGCCGCTGACCGCGGTCCAGCTCCTGTGGCTGAACCTCGTTACCAACGGCGCGCAGGATGTGATGCTGGGGTTCGGCCGTGGGGAGGGCGATGAGTTGCGCCAACCTCCGCGCGCGCCGGGCGAACCGCTGCTCGATCGCAGTGCGATCGCGCTGATGATCCCGCCCGCCGTGGTGATGACGGGCTTCGCACTCTTCCTGGTCTATGCCCTGCGGCGGGACGGGCATCCGCTTGCCGAGATCCAGAACGCGGTGCTGCTGATGACTGTGCTGTTCCAGAACGTCTATGTGCTGTGCATGCGCAGCGAGCGACGCTCGATCTTCTGGGAGCCGCTGTTCTCCAACCCGTGGCTGCTGCTGGGCATCGGCGTCGCACTTGCGCTGCAGCTTGTCGCCATGTTCTGGCCCCCGTTGGGCGGCATTCTCGGCACCTCGCCGGTGGTCAGCCGGACGCTCTGGTTCTGCCTCGGCGCGACGGTGTCGATGGTCATCGTGACCGAAGCCACCAAGCAGATCGTCGCACGATGGCAGGCCGCAAGGGTGGTACGAGCGATTGCGACGACGGGAGCCGACAGAGCCTGA
- a CDS encoding L,D-transpeptidase family protein yields the protein MTGKLMMAIAVALAIPDSVAAQRQPIPAANGRVEALKPGEYLWAPGIAPEGPVTIIVSLKTQKAYAYRNGVAIGVSTVSTGTKGFATPTEVFTVLQKDADHVSNLYKDAAMPFMQRLTWGGIVMHAGNLPGYLASHGCIRMPLAFAELLFGITRMGITVVITRNALVPVVVTTPGVLKRDERATGGDRSFAWNPARAPTGPVSIVISGRDRRVVVLRNGVEIGSSTINLDAPVEETAAFTLQAIDHGGEHWLRLPLPGQTGTGELSDADRAKGRFPNGFRAALPTVLTPGATLLVTRETLASASTGKAVTVIEADLP from the coding sequence GTGACGGGCAAACTGATGATGGCGATTGCGGTTGCCTTGGCAATACCGGACTCCGTAGCCGCACAGAGACAACCGATCCCCGCCGCAAACGGCAGGGTCGAGGCGCTGAAGCCCGGCGAATATCTGTGGGCACCCGGGATCGCGCCCGAAGGGCCGGTCACGATCATCGTTAGCCTCAAGACCCAGAAAGCCTATGCCTACCGCAACGGTGTCGCAATCGGAGTTTCGACGGTATCGACAGGAACGAAGGGCTTTGCGACGCCGACGGAGGTGTTCACTGTCCTCCAGAAGGACGCGGACCATGTGTCCAACCTTTACAAGGATGCCGCCATGCCGTTCATGCAGCGGCTGACCTGGGGCGGGATCGTGATGCACGCCGGCAACCTGCCGGGCTATCTCGCCTCGCATGGCTGTATCCGGATGCCGCTGGCCTTTGCCGAGTTGCTGTTCGGCATCACCAGAATGGGCATCACCGTGGTCATCACGCGGAACGCCTTGGTTCCTGTGGTGGTCACGACCCCCGGCGTTCTGAAGCGCGACGAGCGCGCCACCGGTGGTGACCGCTCCTTTGCCTGGAACCCCGCACGCGCTCCCACCGGTCCGGTGTCGATCGTCATCAGCGGTCGCGACCGCCGGGTGGTCGTCCTGCGCAACGGCGTCGAAATCGGATCGAGCACGATCAACCTTGACGCTCCTGTGGAAGAGACCGCGGCGTTCACCCTCCAGGCAATCGATCACGGGGGAGAGCATTGGCTGCGATTGCCGCTGCCCGGACAAACCGGAACCGGGGAGCTGAGTGACGCGGATCGGGCTAAGGGTCGTTTTCCCAATGGGTTCCGCGCCGCGTTGCCGACGGTGCTCACGCCGGGGGCGACGTTGCTCGTCACGCGCGAAACGCTGGCGAGCGCGAGCACTGGCAAGGCGGTGACGGTGATCGAGGCCGACCTCCCATGA